Proteins found in one Triticum urartu cultivar G1812 chromosome 4, Tu2.1, whole genome shotgun sequence genomic segment:
- the LOC125550275 gene encoding uncharacterized protein LOC125550275 produces the protein MAVRPGIGCTSSNVLARGGSRCLAAASHAPSSSPVFLLHVNGGGGSSRQAHLLSRKATGNAAGLLSERTRRREPRAVVVAAAAANVTPASPRGVSASDVLWPSAGAFLAMAVLGRMDQMMAFKGVSLTIAPLGAVCAVLFTAPDSPPAKKYNMFVAQIGCAAIGVLALSLFGPGWLARGAALSASIAFMTITGSSHPPAASLPLLFIDGPKFHHLQLWYALFPGAAGCAILCLIQEVVVYLKKNCKF, from the exons ATGGCAGTGCGGCCCGGCATTGGCTGCACCAGCAGCAACGTCCTGGCAAGAGGAGGATCGCGGTGTCTGGCAGCGGCGTCCCACGCGCCCTCCTCTTCACCTGTCTTCCTCCTGCACGTcaatggcggcggcggcagcagcaggcAGGCGCATCTCCTCTCGCGCAAGGCCACCGGCAACGCCGCAGGCCTATTAAGCGAGAGGACGAGGAGACGAGAGCCACGggccgtcgtcgtcgccgcggCGGCGGCCAATGTCACGCCGGCGTCGCCCCGCGGCGTCAGCGCCAGCGACGTCCTCTGGCCTTCCGCTG GCGCCTTCTTGGCGATGGCGGTGCTGGGAAGGATGGACCAAATGATGGCCTTCAAGGGAGTGTCATTGACAATTGCACCACTGGGGGCCGTCTGCGCCGTGCTCTTCACCGCTCCAGACTCACCACCTGCCAAG AAATATAACATGTTCGTCGCTCAGATTGGTTGTGCGGCCATCGGTGTGCTAGCCCTTTCGTTGTTCGGGCCCGGATGGCTAGCAAGGGGTGCAGCTCTTTCTGCATCCATAGCATTCATGACCATCACAGGCTCTTCGCACCCTCCAG CTGCGAGCTTGCCTCTCCTGTTTATTGATGGTCCGAAGTTTCACCACTTACAACTTTGGTATGCACTTTTCCCTGGGGCTGCCGGCTGCGCCATCCTTTGCTTGATT CAAGAAGTGGTGGTTTACCTGAAGAAGAACTGCAAGTTTTGA
- the LOC125550274 gene encoding magnesium transporter MRS2-A, chloroplastic, whose amino-acid sequence MASVPASCPRPPQAAVRHLLPLPLQLQLVCRLRRLPLPQLGLSAAARRGEALPRAAEGGDGRAAAKEEEVDEEDEEEDVGGREAGEDDGAREAEGAGAARGSGRFAADYISLGIREPVYEVVEVKANGSVSTEKISRRQLLKSSGLRLRDTRSVDPSLWLMNSMPSLLVREQAILLNLGSLRAIAMHERVLIFNYNSPGGKVFLELLRPRLNPRNINGGPAMPFQLEVVEAALLSRIQRLERRLMHVEPRVATLLEVLPNRLTGDVLEQLRLSKQSLVELGSRAGDLKQMLIDLLEDPHEIRRICIMGRNCTLDKVSDDMECSVPLEKQVAEEEEEEIEMLLENYLQRCESCHGQAERLLDSAREMEDSIAVNLSSRRLEVSRVELLLQVGTFCVAVGALIAGIFGMNLKSYLENNTWAFWATTGGIAVGAVAGFFIMYKYLKDRKIL is encoded by the exons ATGGCGTCCGTGCCCGCCTCCTGCCCGCGCCCGCCGCaggccgccgtccgccacctCCTCCCGCTGCCGCTCCAGCTCCAGCTCGTCTGCCGCCTGCGGAGGCTGCCGCTCCCGCAGCTAGGCCTCTCCGCCGCCGCGCGGAGGGGAGAGGCGCTCCCGCGGGCCGCGGAGGGGGGCGACGGGCGGGCCgcggccaaggaggaggaggtggatgaggaggacgaggaggaggatgtgggagggagggaggcgggCGAGGACGACGGGGCTCGGGAGGCGGAgggcgcgggggcggcgagggGCTCCGGGCGGTTCGCCGCCGACTACATCTCGCTTGGCATCAGGGAGCCCGTCTACGAG GTGGTAGAAGTGAAAGCTAATGGAAGCGTGTCTACCGAAAAAATAAGCCGCCGGCAGCTACTGAAATCAAGTG GCCTCCGCCTACGAGATACAAGAAGCGTTGACCCGTCACTATGGCTAATGAATTCAATGCCTTCCCTGCTG GTACGTGAACAGGCCATATTACTCAACCTTGGTTCCTTGCGAGCAATTGCTATGCATGAACGTGTCCTTATATTCAATTATAACAG CCCAGGAGGAAAGGTCTTTTTAGAGCTATTACGACCTCGGTTAAATCCAAGGAACATCAATGGTGGGCCTGCAATGCCTTTTCAACTTGAG GTTGTTGAAGCTGCATTGCTTTCTAGAATACAAAGGCTGGAACGAAGATTAATGCATGTTGAACCTCGT GTGGCTACATTGCTTGAAGTTCTACCAAATCGGTTGACAGGTGATGTTTTGGAGCAGCTTCGTCTAAGCAAACAATCATTG GTCGAGCTGGGTTCACGGGCAGGTGATCTTAAACAAATGCTCATCGATCTCCTTGAAGATCCCCATGAAATTCGTCGAATATGCATTATGGGGAGAAATTGTACACTAGATAAAGTGAGTGATGATATGGAATGTTCTGTTCCATTAGAAAAGCAAGTTGCCGAAG aggaagaggaagaaatTGAGATGCTATTGGAAAATTACCTTCAAAG ATGTGAATCATGccatggtcaagcagagaggctTCTTGATTCTGCAAGAGAAATGGAAGATTCAATTGCAGTGAACTTAAG TTCCCGACGACTAGAAGTAAGCAGAGTGGAGTTGCTTCTTCAGGTCGGAACATTTTGCGTCGCTGTAGGAGCATTAATCGCAG GGATATTCGGCATGAACCTCAAATCGTACCTGGAGAACAACACG TGGGCATTTTGGGCGACGACTGGTGGAATAGCAGTGGGAGCAGTAGCCGGGTTTTTCATCATGTACAAGTACCTAAAGGATAGGAAGATATTGTAG
- the LOC125550273 gene encoding glucosamine inositolphosphorylceramide transferase 1-like, whose product MSSSSPRPAAQRRRLHPAAYLSAAAALLALVAAAFSRALAPRFPSPPDARRCRPDPEGSWSAGVFLGDSPFALKPIEHWGISADADAGAAWPVANPAVTCADVAEAGSPSSFVASPFLFLQGDAIYMFFETKNPVTSQGDIAAAVSKDAGATWQQLGVVLDEEWHLSYPYVFSYNSKVYMMPESSKNGDLRLYRALDFPLNWTLEKVLLEKPLVDSVIINFRGSYWLLGSDLSSYGAKQNGELSIWYSSSPLAPWNPHRHNTIGSMDNGSSFRNGGRPFVYDGDLYRIGKQSGGVSGHSIKVFRVEILTANEYKEIEVPFVFDKPRKGRNAWNGARSHHLDVQWLPSSQLWIGVMDGDRVPSNDSVHRLTIGYMFYGVTLLLVLLLGGLIGAIRCTIPLRWYVPHTEKRGDLLHGKQQFFLKYKLSSLFSSLNKLGSLLGGRINYRTWKGRVYVVLVILVLIFLTCLGTHCIYGGNGAEEPYPIKGRYSQFTLLTMTYDARLWNLKMFVEHYSKCASVREIVVIWNKGRPPVQNELKSAVPVRVRVEDKNTLNNRFNIDEKIHTRAVMELDDDIMMACDDLERGFKVWREHPNRIVGYYPRLAEGTPLEYRNERYARQQGGYNMVLTGAAFMDHGLAFERYWSKKAEVGRKMVDSFFNCEDVLLNFLFANASSMSTVEYVKPAWAIDMSKFSGVAISRNTQAHYHVRSKCLAKFSEVYGNLSAKRFFSSRGDGWDV is encoded by the exons ATGTCGTCGTCGTCCCCGCGGCCGGCGGCGCAGCGCCGGCGCCTGCACCCGGCCGCCTACCTCTCCGCGGCGGCCGCCCTCCTGGCCCTCGTCGCCGCGGCCTTCTCCCGCGCCCTCGCCCCCCGCTTCCCCAGCCCGCCCGAcgcccgccgctgccgccccgACCCCGAGGGCTCCTGGTCCGCCGGCGTCTTCCTCGGCGACTCCCCGTTCGCCCTCAAGCCCATCGAACAC TGGGGAATCTCGGCGGACGCGGACGCGGGCGCGGCGTGGCCCGTCGCGAATCCGGCGGTGACGTGCGCGGACGTGGCGGAGGCCGGGTCCCCCAGCAGCTTCGTCGCCAGCCCCTTCCTCTTCCTCCAG GGTGATGCCATCTACATGTTTTTCGAGACGAAGAACCCCGTAACATCGCAAGGCGACATTGCCGCTGCCGTGAGCAAGGACGCCGGCGCGACATGGCAGCAGCTGGGCGTGGTGCTAGATGAGGAGTGGCATCTCTCCTACCCATACGTGTTCAGCTACAATAGCAAG GTCTATATGATGCCTGAAAGTAGCAAGAACGGAGATCTCCGGTTGTATCGTGCATTAGATTTCCCCCTTAATTGGACACTGGAAAAGGTCCTTCTGGAGAAGCCACTTGTGGATTCAGTCATCATAAATTTCAGGGGTTCGTATTGGCTCCTTGGGTCAGATTTAAGTTCTTATGGTGCGAAGCAGAATGGAGAGCTCAGTATCTGGTATAGCAGCTCTCCTCTTGCTCCTTGGAATCCACACAGGCATAATACAATCGGTAGCATGGATAACGGGTCGAGTTTTAGAAATGGAGGCAGGCCATTCGTTTATGACGGCGATCTCTATCGTATAGGCAAACAGAGTGGTGGTGTGTCTGGCCATAGTATTAAAGTGTTCAGAGTAGAAATCCTAACAGCAAATGAATACAAGGAAATTGAGGTCCCATTTGTCTTTGACAAGCCCCGCAAGGGTCGAAATGCATGGAACGGTGCACGATCCCATCACCTTGATGTTCAATGGCTTCCATCAAGTCAACTCTGGATTGGGGTAATGGATGGTGATAGAGTGCCCTCAAACGATTCAGTTCACCGCCTGACCATAGGGTACATGTTTTATGGAGTCACTCTGTTACTAGTTCTTCTGCTTGGTGGGCTTATTGGTGCAATTAGATGCACGATACCACTCAGATGGTATGTTCCACATACTGAGAAACGGGGTGACTTGTTACATGGAAAGCAGCAGTTCTTTCTGAAGTATAAGCTAAGCTCGCTGTTTTCCAGTTTGAACAAGTTGGGTTCTCTTCTTGGTGGGAGAATCAACTACAGAACTTGGAAGGGACGGGTTTATGTTGTGCTAGTAATACTAGTCTTAATTTTTCTAACTTGTCTTGGAACTCACTGCATATATGGTGGCAATGGTGCTGAAGAGCCATATCCAATCAAGGGTAGGTACTCGCAGTTCACGCTGTTAACTATGACATATGATGCCCGTCTTTGGAATCTGAAGATGTTTGTGGAGCATTACTCCAAATGTGCATCAGTGAGGGAGATTGTGGTTATCTGGAATAAAGGTCGCCCGCCAGTGCAAAATGAATTGAAGTCGGCTGTTCCTGTCAGGGTCAGAGTTGAAGATAAGAACACTCTGAACAATAGATTCAACATAGATGAAAAAATTCACACAAGAGCTGTTATGGAGCTCGATGATGATATCATGATGGCATGTGACGACTTAGAGCGTGGGTTCAAGGTATGGAGGGAGCACCCTAATAGGATTGTTGGGTACTACCCACGCCTCGCTGAAGGTACTCCACTGGAATACCGCAATGAGAGGTATGCTCGGCAACAAGGAGGTTATAACATGGTACTGACTGGAGCAGCATTCATGGATCATGGCTTGGCCTTTGAGAGGTATTGGAGCAAGAAGGCTGAGGTAGGAAGGAAGATGGTAGACAGTTTCTTCAATTGTGAGGATGTCCTTCTAAATTTTCTGTTTGCAAATGCAAGCTCAATGAGCACGGTGGAGTATGTAAAGCCAGCTTGGGCAATTGATATGTCTAAGTTTTCAGGAGTAGCCATTAGTCGAAACACACAAGCACATTATCATGTTAGGAGCAAATGCCTTGCTAAATTTTCAGAAGTCTATGGGAACTTATCTGCTAAAAGATTCTTTAGCAGTCGAGGTGATGGCTGGGATGTATAG
- the LOC125550271 gene encoding uncharacterized protein LOC125550271: protein MEGRPRGGGGGGRTAMDYSLAALKLLASQLAGSTTAPSSEDSSPAQMLFGIRFQRAWIQGVIVRVDYSTGDNGSLFVDDGSCVTEFMLRSEDAKGQPWRPGMYVLIIGAYIAPESTENLPAVKVHKIVDLSTQPDREAMWYMEVAEAYNFFYEADAYGVGSPS, encoded by the exons ATGGAGGGGCGcccccgcggcggcggcggcggcggccggacggCGATGGACTACTCGCTGGCGGCGCTGAAGCTGTTGGCCTCGCAGCTGGCGGGCTCCACCACGGCCCCCTCCTCCGAGGACTCCTCCCCGGCGCAGATGCTCTTCGGCATCCGCTTCCAGCGCGCCTGGATCCAG GGCGTGATCGTGCGCGTGGACTACAGCACCGGCGACAACGGGAGCCTGTTCGTGGATGACGGCTCCTGCGTCACCGAGTTCATGCTCCGGTCCGAGGATGCCAAGGGCCAGCCCTGGCGCCCAG GGATGTATGTGCTGATTATTGGGGCATATATTGCGCCAGAGTCTACCGAAAATCTGCCAGCGGTCAAG GTGCACAAGATAGTGGATCTCTCGACGCAGCCGGACCGTGAAGCGATGTGGTACATGGAAGTCGCTGAGGCTTACAACTTCTTCTACGAGGCCGATGCCTATGGTGTCGGCTCACCGTCATGA
- the LOC125550270 gene encoding probable aquaporin PIP2-7, translating to MPQTTIAAKEVEKVVTADEETTDIVVHRVPYGDPPAVRALDTSELGTWSLYRALIGEFTASLILLYVSIATVIGYRNQSSAADERCTGVGYLGVAWSFGATVSVLVYSTSGVSGGHINPAVTFALFMAGKVTLVRAVLYVAAQCLGAVVGVGVVKGIMKHPYDDLGGGANAVAGGYSLGAALGAETLGTFVLAYAVFSATDPKRTARDAFVPLVAALPIGMAVFVVHLATIPITGTGINPARSLGAAVLYNQHETWKQHWIFWVGPFTGAAMAAFYHKIVLRDGAVVKESLAAMGSFKRNSSTA from the exons ATGCCGCAGACGACCAtagcggccaaggaggtggagaAGGTGGTCACCGCCGACGAAGAGACAACAGATATCGTCGTCCATAGGGTGCCGTACGGGGACCCGCCAGCGGTCCGGGCGCTGGACACGAGCGAGCTTGGCACGTGGTCCCTGTACCGCGCCCTCATCGGCGAGTTCACGGCCTCCCTCATCCTCCTCTACGTGAGCATCGCCACCGTCATCGGGTACAGGAACCAGTCCTCCGCCGCCGACGAGCGGTGCACCGGCGTCGGCTACCTCGGCGTCGCCTGGTCCTTCGGCGCCACCGTCTCCGTCCTCGTCTACTCCACCAGCGGCGTCTCAG GTGGGCACATAAACCCGGCGGTGACGTTCGCGCTCTTCATGGCCGGGAAGGTGACGCTGGTGCGCGCGGTGCTGTACGTGGCGGCGCAGTGCCTCGGCGCCGTCGTCGGCGTGGGCGTCGTCAAGGGGATCATGAAGCACCCCTACGACGACCTGGGGGGCGGCGCCAACGCGGTGGCCGGGGGGTACTCGCTCGGGGCGGCCCTTGGCGCGGAGACCTTGGGCACCTTCGTCCTCGCCTACGCCGTCTTCTCCGCCACCGACCCCAAGCGCACCGCCCGCGACGCCTTCGTCCCC CTGGTGGCGGCGCTCCCGATCGGCATGGCGGTGTTCGTGGTGCACCTGGCCACCATCCCGATCACCGGCACGGGCATCAACCCGGCGAGGAGCCTGGGCGCCGCCGTGCTGTACAACCAGCACGAAACCTGGAAGCAACAC TGGATCTTCTGGGTCGGGCCTTTCACCGGCGCGGCCATGGCGGCGTTCTACCACAAGATCGTGCTGCGCGACGGGGCTGTGGTGAAGGAGTCGCTGGCGGCGATGGGCTCCTTCAAGAGGAACAGCTCCACTGCTTGA